Proteins encoded together in one Ipomoea triloba cultivar NCNSP0323 chromosome 4, ASM357664v1 window:
- the LOC116015462 gene encoding uncharacterized protein LOC116015462, with product MGNSLRCCLACVLPCGALDLIRIVHLNGHVEEITHPITADEVLKNNPNHVLSQPSSQGMVRRILILSPTSELKRGSIYFLIPASSVPADKKKNAGAAVKPAKKSGEKSFHANGAATAGCDRYSTEKKSSSASHRRRRSGKVGEWRPHLASISED from the coding sequence ATGGGCAATAGTCTAAGGTGCTGTTTGGCTTGCGTTCTTCCTTGTGGAGCTTTGGATTTGATCCGAATAGTGCACTTGAACGGCCACGTGGAGGAGATAACGCATCCGATCACCGCCGATGAAGTGCTTAAGAACAATCCCAATCACGTTTTGAGCCAACCCAGTTCTCAGGGCATGGTTCGCCGGATTCTGATCCTGTCGCCGACGTCGGAGCTCAAGAGGGGCAGCATCTACTTCTTGATTCCGGCGTCTTCCGTCCCCGCCGACAAGAAGAAAAACGCCGGCGCCGCCGTGAAGCCCGCGAAAAAGAGCGGCGAGAAATCGTTCCACGCTAACGGAGCAGCGACGGCCGGGTGCGATCGTTATTCCACGGAAAAGAAGTCGTCGTCGGCGTCCCACCGGCGGCGCCGGAGCGGTAAAGTCGGAGAATGGAGGCCCCATCTCGCTAGCATTTCAGAAGATTAA